The genomic stretch TTTACACGGGACGAAGCACCGAACTATAAGCTGGCAACGCTCGCCCGGATATGCGGAGCCAGCGTGGAACCAACCCATCGGGCACTCGATGATGCGCGCGCAACCGTTGACGTGCTGCACGCCATCCTCGCTCGGCTGGGCGGTATTGGGGTCACTCATCTTGATGATCTGCTCACTGCTGCAGATCCCGTTCCGCAGCACCGCCGTGCCAAGGCCGTGCTCGCCGATGGTTTGCCGCGCGGACCAGGCGTCTACAGGTTTATCGGGCCGGGCGGCGAAGTGCTCTATGTTGGCACGTCAGTCAACGTGTATAAGCGGGTGCGCCAATATTTCACCGCAGCTGAAAAGCGTAAGCGTATGGCTGAAATGGTGGATCTTGCGGTGTCAGTTGACGCTCAGGCCACCAATACTGTGCTCGAGGCCAACGTGCTCGAAGTTCGCCTTATTGACGAACTTGATCCGCCGTATAATCGCCGCTCGCGGCGAACCCTGAGCCGTCCGTGGATCGCGCTCACAGACGAAGCCCATCCGCGTTTGAAAGTGTGCCGGAAAATCACTCGACCCCAGATGGGTAGCGCTCTTGGACCGTTTACTTCGGAACGTCAGGCGCGTAACGCCATTGAGCTCCTCGAGTCGGTCAGCGGGATTCGTGAGTGCACGCAGGTCATTCCACTGGCTCCTGATGGCCGCGGCGCGTGCCATCTTGCCGAGCTTGGTAAATGTTCGGCGCCATGCTTGTCGGGAATCCGGCAAGTAGAGCAGGTGTCCGCCGTCGAACTGGCGTTGGGCGGGCAGGTACGTGACAGCGTGAACGCTTCACTGGCTAAAATTCGCAACCTGAGCTCCCAGCGGCGCTACGAGCAGGCGGCTGGTGAACGAGATCGGCTCTACAGCCTCGTAGCAGGCGCTAAAAACTATGAAGAGTTTCGCTCGTTGGTTGGCAACGAACGTATTATCGCCGCAGCTCCTGCAAACGATGCAGCTCCCGGAAGCACGGGCTGGGATGTGGCCGTGATTGACTACGGGGCTTTGCGTACCACGATGAGTGCGAGCACGATCGAGGAGGTC from Trueperella bialowiezensis encodes the following:
- a CDS encoding DEDD exonuclease domain-containing protein, producing MIEPHITLLTGITNAMVALAPDISQAMGEFLEFLGDDPDVVLVAHNARFDMGHLRGACAGLGIDLPKRRVVDTLKLARKTFTRDEAPNYKLATLARICGASVEPTHRALDDARATVDVLHAILARLGGIGVTHLDDLLTAADPVPQHRRAKAVLADGLPRGPGVYRFIGPGGEVLYVGTSVNVYKRVRQYFTAAEKRKRMAEMVDLAVSVDAQATNTVLEANVLEVRLIDELDPPYNRRSRRTLSRPWIALTDEAHPRLKVCRKITRPQMGSALGPFTSERQARNAIELLESVSGIRECTQVIPLAPDGRGACHLAELGKCSAPCLSGIRQVEQVSAVELALGGQVRDSVNASLAKIRNLSSQRRYEQAAGERDRLYSLVAGAKNYEEFRSLVGNERIIAAAPANDAAPGSTGWDVAVIDYGALRTTMSASTIEEVPAVARFLDSGYPPATEPEFASQHVSHDEVRILAQWLFRDDVQLLHATAPDLLAWSRAGAFSLKLPNRSANHTGMRE